The stretch of DNA cctcaccagggtcttgacctgactgcagtttggcgtcgtaaccgacttcagtgggcaaatgctcaccttcaatggctactggcacactggagaagtgtgattttcacggatgaatcccagtttcaactgtaccaggaaGATGGTGTcatgtgggtgagtggtttgctgatgtcaacaatgtgaacagagtgccccaaggtggaggtggggttatggtatgggcaggcataagctacggacaacaagcacaattgcattttatcaatggcaatttgaatgcacagagataccgtgacgagatcctgaggcccattgtcgtgacaTTCATCTGACGCCAttccctcatgtttcagcatgataatgcacggtcccatgtcgcaaggatctgtacacaattcctggcagcctgatcaactctatgcaaaggagatgtcacGCTGCTcgaggcaaatggtggttacaccggatactgactggttttctgatccacgccccaaccttttttttaaggtatctgtgactaacagatgcatatctgtattcctagtcaagtgaaatccatagattagggcctcatgaatttatttcaattgactgatttccttatatgaactgtaactcaataaagtcttggaaattgttgcatgttgtgtttatttttttgtttagttTCATTGAGAAGGTTATAGGGAAAGTATGGCTGTCAACCCACAGGATGGTTATCACATCAACTGGctgcaggggcgcaactttggttttagaagtgggggggcatAACCTGGCGGGGGTTCTGTGGATCCCCCTCAGATTTTTGGGGGGCATCTAAAAACAATCTTGGTCAGACTAGTCAGGGTCCCTGACTATTAGTGCTCCTGTGTAGAATGGGCTCCCCTTTACTGCGACACAACACAGAAAATTGTCGATTAAACGGCTGCGGTTGAGAAAAAAGGGGGGTCTGAAGAACTAACACTAACTGCTAATTGCCTTGCAGAGGTGAAGAGCACACCTCCTGGTACTAATTGCGTTTGAGAGGAGAAACaactccccctccaatacagccactgattaccaaaacaacacccataacaacttaagcattacgagacgtatattcgatcaaataaatctcacgtagcaaataagccattcatgtttttgtttaccaaattcgacactcattgacctccatacaaaaactccttgcttggtgAGCAACGAaaaaacgccacctgctggagggagacagattttcCACCGAGTTGGGCCTCTCTCTTCGTCTTCCTCTCTCGCagtagagtccctgcccatcttctgaaaacatcaaaccctacctcttcaaaagAAAAGTATGTACAGTGCAATACATGATAGAAGTAAACACACCAAAAACATTTAGGGTTGaacatttttttataaaaataTCCCATAATATTTCATAGAAATACTTGTAATAATTCTATGTATGATAACTAGTATAACTATATATATAATTGTCCATATTTTCCATCATTTCACCCTCATTATTCATTTACAACGTATTCAGAACGGGACTTTTATTCTAAAGGACTCCAAAAATACGTGACCCGGAAGTACTTAGTTATTCTTGCCTGTTTTATAGCGGTGGAGAAGATTGCTTACAATTTTTCTTTAATAGCACTAAAAAAAGATCACGTTTAAATGGAAATAAATAGTGATTAAGTGTAGAACATCCCTAGTGCATTAGATTCCCTATCAACATCCAATTTAAGGTACGTATGTTCTGTATACGACACCAAGCTAGCCTAACAACTTTGCTAGCTAACCTAGTAGCAGTTAGCCAGGAAGAATGGCCTGCTTCTCGAGACAGCTAGCTAGGTGTCTGAAGGACACTGTCCTCATTTTGCAGAACGATATAGCTAACAGCTCACACACTGCCtggcctgtatagctagctgtcAATCGCTAGACACGTCCAGAACCATTTTGGCTAACTACATCATGCTAGCTAACCGTTGTTTACTTATTTTGACTGCACCATTGACCAGCAATACTGTGATGTAAACGGTGCAGACGTTCTTACCATAATGTTAATGTATACTGTAGGAAGGTCAGGAAAATGATCAGGTAGACAGGTACAAATCTTGAGTAATATGGTACTATACTATAGTTGTACTTGTAAATTATAGCGTCATAGTCTGTGTCCCACTGGGAGGAATAAAATGGTGTGTGTTTTCCTGCAgtaaaaatgtattatattgagtttgcctggctacccagacttcTTGCTCCGGCCAAACGCTACGCCACGCGCACGGACGTTAGTTTCTTGTAGCAGACGAATTTACTGCGAGCTTTCAGGCTAGTATTATGTCTGCCTGATTTGTATTTACAGTAACAACAATGACAGCCATCAAGCACGCCCTCCAGAGGGACATCTTTACGCCCAATGATGAGCGTCTCCTCAGCATCGTCAACGTCTGCAAGGCGGGGAAAAAGAAGAAAAACTGCTTCCTGTGTGCCACAGGTGTGGCATAAATGCCTTTAAAGTCTAACATGAATCAGCTATTTTCACCatctcaccagtgtcatgatgtAAACATTCCGAACTTGAAAACCACTGTCGGAGATTTAACATCAGAAACAGTGATTTCACTGATAAGGCTTACAGAAATGGATCCACAGATCACTTTTACACCATTATTAGACTATTATAACTGTTTGATGTGTCTACCCCAGTCACCACAGAGAGGCCGGTGCAGGTGAGAGTGGTCAAAGTGAAGAAGTCAGACAAAGGGGATTTCTACAAACGGCAGATGGCCTGGGAACTGAGGGATCTGGCTGAAGTGGATGCAAAAGATGCCAGCAAGGTCAGGGAAAGAGTAATTTCCTCTCACTGCCTGAATGTAATTTCTCATAgaaccttgtctctctctctccccctcttcttcctaATGTGGGTATTCTTATTTTCCTTCCTTTCCTCATATGCTTTATCCTCCTGCTAATTTTATTGATATTCACATATGGCATCTCTTCTGCTCTTGTCATTCAGGAGAATCCAGAGTTTGACCTCCATTTTGAGAAGGTGTATCGATGGGTGGCCAGCAGCACAGCTGAGAAGAATTCCTTCATCTCCTGCATTTGGAAGCTGAACCAGCGTTACCTGCGGAAGAAGGTGGAGTTTGTGAATGTCAGTTCCCAGCTGCTGGAAGGTATGACAGCTCTCTAACTATGGGGGAGGATCAAAAGCATGAATGTTTTTCTAGTGACCCTTGCTGTTCCCTGTACCTTGCATCTATGATACTCTTCTTTCTTGCCTGTTCCCAATCTCCTGAACTCAACCTGAAGTGTTTCCAGATAAATCTATTTAACCTGTGAGTTGACCTTTGGTGTGGCTTTCTGTGGCTTAACACGTCTTTATTCTCACTCTTCTCTCTTAAACTGTCACTGGCCAGAGCTTCCTAAAGCGGAAGGTTGGTAGCACTTAACTTCTTTTCCCATTTCCTCTTCATTGTGATTTTCATGGTGTTGAATCACTATTCTCATAGTAGACTCACACATCTTTGAAAGTTGTTGTTTGCCTTATTTGGATATTGAGTGAGTGGCTTCTGAATGGGTGTTACTAGATGTTTATAAAATATTTTAATATTAAATATATGAATATTAGTCTGTTCTGTTTTTGTATAGACATTTTCTATAGTCTATGCACTACCggtcaaaaaatgtagaacacctactcattcaagtgtttttcttaatttttacttttttctatattgtagaataatagtgaaaacatcacaactatgaagtaacacatatggaatcatgtagtaaccaaaaaagttttaaacaaatatatattttatatttgagattcttcaaatagccaccctttgccttgatgaaagctttgcacactcttggtattctctcaaccagcttcacctggaatgcttttccaacagtcttgaaggagttcccacatatgctgagcacttgttggctgcttttccttcattctgcggtccaaccatctcaatttggttgaggttgggggattgtggaggctaggtcatctgatgcagcactccatcactctctttcttggtcaaatagccattacactgcctggaggtgtgttgagtcattgacCTGTTCAAATACAAATGATAgtaccactaagcccaaaccagatgggatggggtatcgctgcagaatgctgtggtagccatgctggttaagtgtgccttgatttctaaataaatccctgacagtgttcccagcaaagcaccatcacacttcctcctccatgctttacggtgggaaatacacatgcggagatcatccgttcacccacaccgcgtctcacaaagacacagtggttggaaccaaaaatctaaaatttggactccagaccaaaggacaaatttccaccggtctaatgtccattaatcatgtttcttggcccaagcaagtctcttcttcttattggtgtcctttagtagtggtttctttgcagcaatttgaccatgaagacctgattcacacagtctcctctgagcagttgatgttaagatgtgtctgttacttgaactctgtgaagcacttatttgggctgcaatttctgaggctggtaactctgatgaacttatcctctgcagcagaggtaactctgggtctttcattcctgtggcggtcctcatgagagcaagtttcatcatagcacttgatgctTTTTGCGACTGCAAAATTGaagttttccggattgactgaccttcatgtcttaaagtaaggatggactgtcatttctccttgcttatttgagctgttcttgccataaaatggacttggtcttttaccaaaaaaGGGCTatccttctgtataccacccctaccttgtcacaacacaactgattggcacaaacgcatgaagaaggaaagaaattccacaaattaacttttaagaaggcacacctgttaattgaaatgcattccaggtgactacctcatgaagctggttgagtgaatgccaagagtgtgcaaagctgtcatcaaggcaaagggtggctatttgaagaatctcaaatataaaatatattttgatatgtttaaaacttttttgtggggttactacatgattccatatgtgttcttttgcagttttgatgtcttcactattattctacaatgtagaaaatagtaaaaaataaagaaaaacccttgaatgagtaggtgttctcaaacttttgaccggtagtgtatgtgtttTTGATTGTATATTTGTTCAAATGGAAGAGTGACGTTTCTTTGTGTGGATGTGCGTGTACTGTACTTTATGCGCTGTGCACAATTTTAAACCATCCTCTTCGTCCTTGGTTTAGAGTCAGTCCCCAGTGGTGAGAGCCAGAGTGTTGCCGGGGGCGACGAGGATGCTCTGGATGACTACCAAGAGCTGAATGCCCGTGAGGAGCAAGACATTGAAGGCATGATGGAGGTGTGCGAGTATGCCATCTCTAACGCAGAGGCCTTTGCTGAGAAACTCTCCAGGGAGCTACAGGTTCTGGATGGGGTAAGTAGACAGCGCCATGGAGACTTGGGTCTTCTTGAGGACAACATAGACTTGAGTTGCCTGACATGCGCAGACTATGTGATCTATGGTTGAGCACATTACAGTGTGGTTTGGCTCACCGTGATTTCCTGAACATTGTAGTTAAAGTGACCACCTCCAATAATCCCCCCAATTCCAGGCCAACATCCAGTCCATCATGGCATCTGAGAAGCAGGTGAACATCCTGATGCAGCTGTTGGATGAGGCTCTGTCGGAGGTGGACACCATCGAGGGCAAGCTGAGCAGTTATGAGGAGATGCTGCAGAGCGTCAAGGAGCAGATGGACCAGATCTCCCAGAGCAACCGCCTCATCCAGATCAGCAACACCAACAATGGCAAGCTGCTGGACGAGATCCAGTTCCTGGTGGTGAGCATTGTGGTTGATGTGGAGGGAGGGTTCCTGTTTCTGCTGGTTTGTTTGAATGGTTTGCCTCTATTTGGTACGATTACGATGCAGTACCACAAGCTATGGCGCGTTTTCTTTGACTTGTTGGTTTGGTTTAATGAGATGATGTTGAATGATGAGGGGCGGGCAGGTAGCATAGCGGTTAACAGCGTTgggttagtaaccgaaaggtcgctggttcgaatgaccaagatgactaggtgaaaaatcttttTTTCACCTATGATGCTGTACGTTGTTgattagagcgtctgctaaagCAGTGGTTCAGTGGTTATTTTTAGGAACTCAGTCCGGCTTTCAACTCCTGAAAGTcataatagtagaatgcacaaggtgcaatttctaaattggatagtgcatcatcagttcctcttgtcatgttacTCATTGCaaaccttagagagctatttataacttgtcagacaGTTACAAagatcaattagcccatgtcagctaaagtTTTTTTAGCTAGGTTTTTTAGCCCCTAGATTTTGTTGtgatgtttgagtcactcagatatcACATGAATAAACATTAGATATGGAAAATgttatagaattgcaagaaaattaggtttaaaactgcaacattttgtgTCGTGaatgaacagtttgtgtcatgaacagtgcttgtgcccatacaAATAGACATGATGCGCTCACACAGGGGGGACAGAGGATGTTCCCCAATGATGGAAAGGGGGACTGAGTGAAAAAGTGTGCTAAATGGCTACAATCTAAATGTAAATGATGAATGTCTGTCCCTCAGAATTATATGGACTTGTCGAAGGGACACATCAGGGCCCTACAGGATGGAGACTTGTCCTCTCCCAAAGGCATCGAGGCCTGTATCAACGCCTCTGAGGCTCTACTGCAGTGCATGAACGTGGCACTTAGACCAGGTCATGAGAAACTGATGGCTGTGAAACAGCAGCAGCACCTGTTCACGGAGCTCAGAGATACCTTTGCCCGGCGCCTCACCAATCACCTCAACAACGTGTTCGTCCACCAGGTAATCCACACAACACAGTAACACTTCGCTAGTCCTCTAGGTTATTTAAACGTGGTCTCAAGATTTTTATTCAGATTTATATTGAACAAAATGTATGACTAGATATGAGGCATAACTGAGCGCTGTACACATTTCTTGTTATAGTATTTGAAAGTTTCCTGCTTTTGGCAGGCGGCTTTTTCTGTCTTCCTCATCCACTTCCTAGTTTAAGCTCTGTTTCCTCTGATcgtgtctcttcctgtctctatgctgTTTCCCTCCTGTACTACTCTGGTCCTCCTGTCCTTCACTCTCTGCCTCACTCTGAACCACcccactctgctctctctgctctctgtccctgtcaGTTCAACCACTTCAGTCACTTCAAAATGACCATCCCTCAGTTCTATAGGTCCTCCTGTATGTCGCTTCCAGTGAGTAGTACCCTCACAGCAACCCCATTGACCCCTCCCCTCTTACCGCTGACCTTTACTACTTATCTACACGCCCCTGTTTTCTTGCCAAAATGCATTACTGACCGCATGAGTTGTGCTGCTCATGACTAGTTAgctaaccctcctctctttcatctcaACTGGTCTGAATGCCTCAGAAACGCCTCAGACCTTGCTCCACCTCCTCCATTGAAGGATTGACTGGGCTCCCCTTGCACTTTGCTTCCTTCCGGTGTCAGAGTGCTGCTGTGACTTTGCTGTGCTGGGGTGCCATGTCATAATACTTCTGCTTGTCTGCATGCTTGGTAGCAGCCCTAGAAGAAAGGGACTTAACTGAGAAAGGAAAAAAAGCTTGAAAATCTACAAATGCCGGGATGTTCTTGTCGATGAGGTTATTTGGATGTTGAGGTTGAATATCTGAACAGTTAATCTTGTACTACCTCCGTGGTCCATCGGGCCACACAAACAGTCCCTATGAATGCAGGGGATGTCCTTAAAGGGACcaagagggttcaagaaaaagtCTCTCCCTGCCTGTGTGAGTGTTTGAGAGGGTGTTTCTCTATATGAGCTGTGTTAACTACCTGTGTTCCCTGCATCCAGGGCCATGACCAGAGCTCCACGCTTTCCCAACACACGGCAGACCTGACCCTGCCTAAACACAGCCCCCTGCACAGGGACCTGCTAAGATACGCCAAGCTCATGGAGTGGCTCAAGAACACCCAGAGAGAGAAGTACGATGGCCTGTCCAGGGTGAGTGGCTTCCTCTCGaagatcatcatcatcatcattactgccCTTGCCCTAGCTATATTCTATTGTTatcaccattaccactactataacgTCTCCATCACCAGCAGCCCTACCATCATCTCTTACTGTGTCTCATAACAAGTAGACAGGTATTCATTGATTTTTCTCTCTGTTTTCAGACCTATGTTGATTACATGACCAGATTATATGAACGAGAAATCAAAGATTTCTTTGAGGTGGCAAAGATCAAAATGGCGGGCACAACCAAAGAGGGGAAGGGAAATAAGTTTGGTAAGACCTTGGAGTGTTTTTAAATGTGCGATGTTTGTGTGATTGTTTGTCTTTTCTTTTCCCTGTGAAAGCTTGTAGTTTGCTGTGGGGATtgtttgttgtgttgtttagCCAATTAGGtgctgtttttttcccccttggGTTTTTGCGTATGGTTTgtatttgtggtgtgtgtgtgtgtgtgtgtgtgctgtatttaTGTGATTTGGTTTTGAGGTAAGTGTGTGTAATTCTGTTCAATATTTGTCCATCTGTACTGTAACATCACCAGCTTTTTCTGCATGGTTCCCCTTGCGGTATTCCTGGACTATATGGTAACAGCAAACACAACTACATGTAGTTAACTGCCCTGTACTGCTTCCTGTGTCATAGCTTTCACTGCCTAGGAAAGGCCCCTGTGTGATGTCATTGTCCTGCTCAGTGTTGCTAGCTGGTGTTTTGCTCATTTGTTATTTCCCTATTTGGCTGTTTACTGTATGAAGAGCTGAAAGTGAACCCTGCTACTCATTCTAACTGCAGAGTATGACTTTACTAATTTAGTGTTTTAAGACTAACTGGGGAGCCTAAACATTACACGAGGAATGAAATCCCTCATTTAAGTTTACCTGTAAAGTAAACTGAAATATACTGTATTTAATGCTCTAAAAATGATCCTTTCATTTGGCAGGAATATAAGGCTCTGCTTCCTGAATTCTGAATTTCAGTCTGAGCTTTTCTCTCTAGAAAACAAAATGAGCAAAACTTTTGTTTTCAAAAATGCTTTCTTAAGGCCAACCACAGCCTCTGCAGTGCATTTCAGTCTGTTACCTTTGACTCTCACCTCCTTAACGTGCCCCCATTCTTCATGTCATGAGcctaacatgtctctgtctctgatgcCTGCCGTTCTAACTGGCCGCCAGCCACGCTTCCACGGAAAGAGAGTGCTCTCAAACAGGAAACGGAAAGTAAGTATCCCATACGGGTTACGCAGTGAGACCCCTGTAACCTGCCACCCACACCCACCCGCTCCCCACTACTATGTCCCTGATACTGTTGCACAGCCAGGACCCCCTCCCTCACTCAGCCCTCCACCTAGAGTAACCCCAATCTGCCATCCATAGAACATTCTACTGGTCACTTTTTAAAGAGTACCTAAACTAACACCGATCTGACATTTAAAAACAATGAGCATGTACATTTTGTATGGCATAGGATCCTACTAATCATTCACAATACAAAAGGATATATCAAAGTCAACGTATCCAGCGAGGTTCTCTGATAATGAATGTCCAACATCCATAATAACATATTTAATGGTCTTTATCACCGAGCACGCCTTTTAACGTTTCAATGTTGCATATGTTCTTGTCTCTCAATTGTTTTCAGCTGTTCATGTTATGTGTAATTACCGCTAAACTAACATGTTTTAAAGATGCATATTCACGTGGGCTTTGTGGCACTTTTTTTTAGATGCCACaaagttatttatttttaacagCACAGTTGCTCTGCTTTGAAAATAAGTCCATGTGAATGCAGCTTTGGTCTCATGGACTATAGAGAGGGAAATGTTCCAGAGACTAGTATTTAGCCTGTAGTTAGAACATGTCTTCAACTGTTTCCCCTC from Salvelinus fontinalis isolate EN_2023a chromosome 5, ASM2944872v1, whole genome shotgun sequence encodes:
- the exoc1 gene encoding exocyst complex component 1 isoform X6, giving the protein MTAIKHALQRDIFTPNDERLLSIVNVCKAGKKKKNCFLCATVTTERPVQVRVVKVKKSDKGDFYKRQMAWELRDLAEVDAKDASKENPEFDLHFEKVYRWVASSTAEKNSFISCIWKLNQRYLRKKVEFVNVSSQLLEESVPSGESQSVAGGDEDALDDYQELNAREEQDIEGMMEVCEYAISNAEAFAEKLSRELQVLDGANIQSIMASEKQVNILMQLLDEALSEVDTIEGKLSSYEEMLQSVKEQMDQISQSNRLIQISNTNNGKLLDEIQFLVNYMDLSKGHIRALQDGDLSSPKGIEACINASEALLQCMNVALRPGHEKLMAVKQQQHLFTELRDTFARRLTNHLNNVFVHQGHDQSSTLSQHTADLTLPKHSPLHRDLLRYAKLMEWLKNTQREKYDGLSRTYVDYMTRLYEREIKDFFEVAKIKMAGTTKEGKGNKFGLHGSSGKLTGSTSSLNKLAVQSSSSRRSQSSSLLDMGNMSASDLDVADRTKFDKIFEQVLSELEPLCLAEQDFISKFFKLQQHPTLAQGEVESDGGVPSRQPPPGEHRHSMSLTEKDMVRLMMNKIFQSIETELNSLIALGDKIDSFHSLYMLVKMSHHVWTAQNVDPTSYLSTTLGNVLVTVKRNFDKCISGQIRQMEEVKISKKSKVGILPFVTGFEEFAELAETIFRNAERRGDLDKAYVKLIRAVFMNVEKVANESQKTPRDVVMMENFHHIFSTQSRLKISCLETERREAKHKYTDHLQSYVINSLGQPLEKLNHFFEGVEARVAQGVREEEVSYQLAFNKQELRKVIKEYPGKEVKKGLDNLYKKVDKHLCEEESLLQVVWHSMQDEFIRQYKHFEGLIGRCYPGSGITMEFTIGDMLEYFSSIAQSH